AGAAAATCTTAAAATTAATTTAAGAATTACAGGGTTATCGAATTCTCGAAAAATGATTTTTGATGAAGAAGGTATCGATTTAAAAAATTGGAAAGACCTACTAGCAAACGGAGAAACGGCTACTTTAGATGGTTTTTTTGAAAATACAAAAGCATTAAATTTACGCAATAGTATATTTGTTGACGTTACTGCTAATAAAGATGTTGCAGGTTTATATGCAAACTATTTACGTGAAAGCATTGGCGTTGTAGCTTGTAATAAAATTGCTTGTTCTAGCGATTTTGAGAACTATAAATTACTGAAACGTTTATCGCTTAAATACAATGCGCCTTACCTTTTTGAAACCAATGTAGGTGCAGGTTTACCAATTATTGATACACTTAATAATTTGATTGCTTCTGGTGATAAAGTAAAGTCTATTCATGCCGTATTATCGGGAAGCTTAAATTTTGTGTTTAATAATTTTAATGATACAACTAAGTTTTATGATATTGTTAAACAAGCTGGAGCAGAAGGTTATACCGAACCAGATCCAAGAATTGACTTAAGTGGTGTAGATGTTGCTAGAAAAATTTTAATTTTGGCACGAGAAAGCGGTATGGAAATGAATTTAGAAGATATTAAAAACACACCATTCTTATCAGAATCTGGATTAAAAAGCGATACAGTTGATGATTTTTATGAAACTTTAATAGCAGATGAAGCACATTACCAAAGTTTATTTGCTTCTGCGAAAGCGAATAAAAGTCAGTTAAAATATGTGGCTGCTTTAAACAATGGAAAAGCGAGCGTGAGCTTACAAGAAATACCAGAAGGTCATCCATTTTATAATTTAAAAGGAAGTGATAATATCGTGATGTTTTATACAGAACGCTATCCAGAGCAACCTATGATTATTAAAGGAGCTGGTGCTGGAGCCGATGTTACTGCTTCAGGTCTTTTTGCCGATATTATTAGAATTGGAAACAATTAAAATCTCATGGAATTGCATAAAAAAAGTGTTCTTTTTTGTTCTAGCTCAGCCGAAAACTATTTAATTGACAAGATGAATGAAATAAAAATATTCTCTCCAGCAACCGTTGCAAATGTATCATGCGGTTTCGACGTTTTAGGATTTTGCTTAGATAGTGTTGGAGATGACATGGTTATTAGAAAAATAGAAAAAAAAGGAATTTATATATCCAAAATTGAAGGTTTTGATTTGCCTTACGAAACAGAATTAAACGTTGCTGGTGTTTCTGCTTTAGCTATGTACAACAGTTTAGATTTAGACTTTGGTTTCGAAATTGAAATTTATAAAAAAATAAAACCAGGAAGTGGTATTGGTAGTAGCGCCGCAAGTGCTGTAGGTAGTGTTTTTGGAATGAACGAACTTTTAGGACGACCTTACAATAAAACCCAACTTACCGAATTTGCTATAAAAGGAGAAGCTTTAGCTAGTAAATGTGAGCATGCTGATAACCTTGCTCCTGCTCTTTTTGGAGGCTTTACATTAGTGAAAAGCTTGAAACCTTTAGAAATATTACAAATTCCGTCACCTGATGATTTGTTTGCCACCATCATCCATCCACAAATTGAAATTAAGACATCTGAATCTAGAGCTGTTTTACCAAATCAAGTTGCACTAAGTGACGCCATTACGCAATGGTCTAACTTAGGAAGTTTAGTGCATGCTTTGCATACGAGTGATTATAATTTAATTAAAAATTCATTACACGATGTCATAATAGAACCTCATAGAAGTAAGCTGATTCCGCATTATGAAGAAGTGAAAAAAGTAGTGTTAAAAGCTGGAGCGTTAGGTGCTGGAATTTCAGGATCTGGACCTTCAATTTTTTCATTATGTAAAGGAATTGAAATGGCTAAAAATGTGGAAGATGCCATGAGAAATGTATATGCTAAAACAGGAATTGAATTTGATATTCATGTTTCAAAAATTAATATTGAAGGGATTAAAATAAAATAAGACCGAAGACTGAAGACTGAAGAGATCGATATGCAAAAGTTCAAATTTGAAAAGCTTATTATTTGGCAAAAAGCTATGGATTTTGGAGAAATCATAAATGAATTAACAGTGGCTTTTCCAGATAAAGAAAGATTCAATTTATCTTCTCAAATTTGCAGAGCGTCTGATTCGATTGCATTAAATATTTCTGAAGGTGCTATTGGACAATCAAATCCAGAACAAAAAAATTTATTGGGTATTCCATAAGATCTTTGGCAGAAGTTGTTACTTGCTTATTTAAAGCAAAAAAGCGAAATTACATTTCAGAAACAGAATTCATAGAATTATATAACCAAGCTCATCACCTTATGAATATGATGAGTGCTTTTAGAAAAAATATTAAATAAATCATACATTTTCTTAATTGAAAACGAAAATAAACTTCCGTCTGCCGTCATTGGTTTTCGGTCAATTTTAAAACAATGAATTACTACAGTTTAAACAAACAAGCACCAAACACATCGTTTAAAGATGCTGTTATAAAAGGATTAGCACCAGATAAAGGTTTATATTTCCCAGAAAGCATCACACCTTTACCTAAAGAATTCTTTGATAATATTGATGATTTATCATATTCAGAAATAGCTTTTGAAGCCATTAAACAATTTGTGTCTCCCGAAATTCCTGAAGCTGTTTTAAAAACCATTGTAGAGGAAACATTATCATTCGATTTTCCTGTTGTAGAATTAAATAAAAACATTTCTACTTTAGAATTATTTCATGGACCTACCATGGCATTTAAAGATGTTGGAGCGCGTTTTATGGCACGTTGCTTAGGCTATTTTAATAAAGATAACACAAATGAAGTCACTGTTTTAGTGGCTACATCTGGAGATACAGGTGGTGCAGTTGCTAACGGTTTTTTAGGCGTTAAAGGTGTTAATGTAGTTATACTCTATCCTAGCGGAAAGGTAAGTGATATTCAAGAAAAACAATTAACAACTTTAGGTCAGAATATTAAAGCTTTAGAAGTTAATGGTACGTTTGACGATTGTCAAGCTATGGTAAAAACAGCTTTTTTAGACGATACTCTAACTAGCAAAATGCAGTTAACATCAGCAAACTCTATTAATGTGGCACGTTGGTTACCGCAATTGTTCTATTTTATGTTTGCTTATAAGCAGTTACACAATGAATATAAAGATATTGTATTTTCTGTGCCTTCTGGTAATTTTGGTAATGTTTGTGCAGGTATGATGGCGCAACAATTAGGCTTGCCTATTAACCATTTTGTAGCGTCTAACAATGCTAATAATGTAGTAACACGTTATTTAATCTCACAATTATACGAACCAAAACCATCTGTACAAACCATTAGCAATGCTATGGATGTAGGTGCTCCAAGTAACTTTATTCGTATTCAAGAAATTTATAAAAATAATTTCGATAGTTTAAAAGAAAACGTATCGTCTTATAGTTTTTCTGATGACGAAACTAAAGAGGCTATGCTAGAAATTTATAACAATTATAACTATGTAGCAGATCCGCATGGTGCAGTTGGATATTTAGGTTGTAAAGCCTATTTAAAAGAAAATTCAAACGCACATTGTGTCTTTTTAGAAACAGCTCATCCAACTAAATTTTTAGATGTTGTTGAAGAAGTTATTAAAGAAGAACAACCTTTACCAGAACAAATTCAAGCTGTTATGGGAAAAGAAAAAGAATCAGTTGTAATTTCTACTTATGAGGATTTAAAAGTGTTTCTGTTGAAATAATTAAATTTGACTTTATAAAAAATCAATTATCTTAGAGCATATCTAACATAAAATTAGTCAAATTGAAAAACTTCTATTTTATAATTTTATTAGTAGTATGTTCATGTTCTCAAAAGAAAAATAATCAGGTTTTACTCGAAAGTGATTTCTGTTCAAGTATCCATAGAAATGACTCTGTAAGCTTATCTGCTGAACTCAAAGATGTTTCTGAAATAATGACCACCAAAACAGGTGTTTATGTTTTAGAAGATGGTGCAGGTTCCATGGTGGCTAGAGCTTGGCTTTCTGAATACTCAGAAAAAACTATTGATATTCAATATTTTATATTCTCTATTGATAATATTGGCCTAATTGCCTGCGATTATTTGGTAAGAGCAGCAGACCGAGGTGTGAAAGTTAGAATTCTTGTAGACGATATTATGGTTGATGCTGAAATTGAAGATATTTTGGCGCTAAATTCACACAAAAACATTAGCATAAAAATATATAATCCTGGTGTTAATTTAGGCAAAAATATTTTTTCTAAAATTAAAAAATTTGCTACCGATTTTAGAACAGCTAACCAACGTATGCATAATAAAACTTTTATTGTAGACGGAAAGGTAGTAATAACAGGAGGTAGAAACATTGCTGATGAATATTTTGATTACGATCATGAGTATAACTTTAGAGACAGAGATGTTTTATTAATTGGCAAAGAAACAAAACGTGTTAGTGCTTCTTTTTCTGAATTTTGGAACAATTCTTTAAGTGTTCCAGTATCAGATTTAAGTGATAGAGAATCTAATAATTATGTCGAATATAATTTTGATAAACTTCATGAATACGCTTGTAATCCTGAAAATTTTTGGCCTCAAGTAAGAACTAGAATTCAAAAATTCCCAACTGTTTTTACAGAATTAAAGAAATCTGAAGAGCTGGTTTGGGTAGATGATGTTTCTTTTATTTCAGATATACCAGGAAAAAATGATGGAACAAACGGCTTAAAAGGAGGTGGTGTTTCTACAAGTAAATTAATTGAATTATTAAATAACGCAAAACGTTTTGTTGAAATTCAAACCCCATATTTAATTACAACAGAGTTAAGTAGAAGCTTATTTAAAGAAGCGGTTAATAGAGGTGTAAAAATTAGAATATTAACTAATAGTTTAGCTTCTACTGATAACACAGAAGCTTTTAGTGCATATCAAGGTGATAGAATTAAACTTCTTGAGACTGGAGTTGAAATCTTTGAATTCCGTCCTGATGCCGAAGAGCGGATTACGATGATGACTGACGAATTACATGACACATTAGAAGACAAACCTATTTTTGGATTACATGCAAAAACGATGGTTATAGACGGAGAAACCACAGTAATTGGAACCTTTAATCTAGACCCTAGAAGCGCCAACTTAAATACAGAATGTATAACCATTATTAATTCTGAAAAAATTTCTAAAGCAGTACTAAAAGGAATTGAAAAAGAGTTTAAACCAGAAAACTCTTGGCAAATAACACCTAATTTTAATCCTGACTCTGAAGTGAGCAATTATAAAAGAATAAAAACTTGGACTCGTAAGGTTTTACCAAAATCAATATTATAGGATTTTAGATTTGAGTTGTAATTCACTCTATTTGAAGGATTATCAGGGTAAATATTCATTCACTTTGTTTCTGAAAAATACTTGATGTTTTTATTTAAAAAAGTAGTTTCAAACATCTACTAACCTACCTCTACTTCACTCAAAAGGAAAGTGATAATCGCTTTCAAATATTTACAGTATTTCGTTTTTTTTTCTCTTTATTTTCGTTTACTCTCTTTTTATATCTTAGCAAAACTAAACACATAATAAGTATATTTATTATATGACCATCATGTAATGAGAAGTAAATAAATCAATAAAAATGCCTAGAAAAAAATTAAAAAGAGTAGCTAACATAGTACTTATGGGAGTTTTTTCTGTGATGTTTTTAACACAATGTAGTCATGCTAAACAAAAATCACCAAAACCTAGAATATTAATCAGTACGGATATAGGAGGAACAGATCCTGACGATTTCCAATCTATGATCCATTTATTAATGTATGCCGATCTTTTTAAAATTGAAGGTTTAGTGTCTACTTCTTTTAAAACAGGAACTACACAAGACCTTCTTGATATGATTGCTCTTTATGAAATGGAGATCTCCCCAACCTTGAATTCTTTTTTGGAGAACAACAAGGAGCTAGAACTATTTCAAAACACCGGGAAGCTTTTCTAATGGATTGGGCAAAACGATGGGAATGGCTTAAGAATTGAAATCATGAATTTGAATATTATTTTGCTTTGAAGTTATTAAACATGCTTTCCCATTTGTTTCCAAATTCATATTATTTATTTGAATTAAAACCAACTAAACTTAAATAAACTAAACTTATAAATCATGATGACTAAAACTAATAAAATAGGTCTATTATTTTTATTTATCTTTGGAATATGTATTGTTTCAGCTCAGGAAAAACCTAGGGTTTTTGTTTTAACTGACATTGAAAATGAACCTGATGATGCCATGTCTATGGTTCGGTTTTTAGTCTATGCCAATAATTATGATATTGAAGGATTAGCTGCTACTACATCTGTTCATCAACAACATGAAGTTGCCACATATCGAATCAAAGAAATAGTTGAAGCGTATAGTAAAGTCCGTGATAATTTAGAAAAACATGAATCAGGGTTCCCTACAGGAAATTACTTAAAATCTATAATAACAGAAGGACTTCCAGAATATGGTTTAAAAGCAGTAGGTAAAGGAAAAGATTCTAATGCATCTGAATTATTAATACAATCTATTGATAAAAACGACTCAAGACCATTATGGGTAACTGTTTGGGGAGGACCAAATGTTTTAGCACAAGCACTTTGGAAAGTGAAACAAACTCGATCGGCTAAAGATATTCAGAAATTTGTTTCAAAAATTCGGGTTTATACTATTTCCGATCAAGATGATAGCGGTCCATGGATACGTAAAGAATTCCCAAATTTATTTTACATAGTCAGTCCTGGGTTTAATGCAGGAGGTGGTTATCATCATGCTACTTGGAGTGGCATAAGTGGCGATTTTTTCCATGCACGTTGTGATGGTGCAGACTTTACCATAGTAACAAATGAGTGGTTAGACATAAATATTAGAAAAAAAGGATCTTTAGGAGCCGAATATCCGCGTTGGGATTACCTAATGGAAGGCGATACACCATCATTTTTATCATTAATTAATAACGGATTAAATAATCCTGAGCATCCTGAATGGGGAGGTTGGGGAGGTCGTTATGAACTATATACGCCTCGTTTCAAAAAGTGGCACCTTTATCCTGAAAGCAGACCTATTTACTCTGATGCAGAAGATGAAGTGTTAGGAGAAGATAATCGTTGGCATCTTGGAAATCATGAAACTATTTGGCGTTGGAGAGCGGCTTATCAAAATGATTTTGCTTCTCGAATGGATTGGACAATCAAAGCATACGATAAAGCCAACCATCCTCCTACTGTAAAAATAGATCACGATTTGAATTTGACAGCAAAAATAGGAGACCGAGTTAATTTAAGTGCAAAAGGGTCGAATGATCCTGATGGAGATGCTCTATCTTATAAATGGTTTTATTACAAAGAGGCTGGAACTTTTTCTGTTTCTAGTGCGCGTAGTGGTCAACCCGTTGAGATTCAAAATAACGATCAGCAAGACGCTTGGTTTACTGTACCAACAAAACGATTGGGTGGCGATGGTACAGGAACTATGCACATAATTTTAGCGGTTACAGATCATGGATCACCTCGTTTAACACGTTATCAGAGAATTATTGTTACAATTCAGAAATGATTAAAAAAAAATCCACAACTATGGAGCATAATCAAAATAGGAAGATGCTATACTAATACTTCGAATTCAATAATAATATTATAAAAAATAAGATTAAATTTAAAGATGAAAAAAATAATATACTTATTACTAATCCTTGTTATAATACCATCTGGTATTGTCCTTAATGCACAAGAAAACGAAACTGGTAGAATTCCACAATACGAAATTCCTTATGAATATCCATCGGCAGAAGGTATTAAAGCCGTTTTAAACAGAATGAAGACTTATTACGAATCAACAAGTCCACAAACCATAATTGATGAGAAAACTGGAGAAGAAATCACCGATTTTTCAAAATTCAATCCAAATGCTGTTCCTTCAAGGGGCTTTTCAAGTGAGTGGTCTTACACACACGGCGTTGTTTTGTCTGCATTTAGTTATATAGAAGATGTAACTGGAGATAAAACTTTCTTTTCTGATAATGTGAAATTTTATGACTATGTTCTTAAATATCTACCTTATTTTAAAAAGAATAAAGATAAAATTGAAAAAGTAAAAATTGGTAATTGGGGACGAATTTTAAATTTCCATGCACTAGATGATTGTGGTTCAATTACTGCAGCAATGATTAAAACATATTTAAAAACCAAAAACGATGATTATTTAGAGTTAATTAATCAAACAGCAGATCATATTTCAAATAATCAGTTTCGTTTAGAAGATGGCACTTTAGCTAGAAATAGACCCCAATATAAATCTGTTTGGGCAGATGATATGTATATGAGTGTGCCTTTTTTAACTAATATGGGCGTGCTTACTGGCGATAATAAGTATTTTGATGATGCTGTAAAACAAGTGCTTCAAATGGCAAAACGCTTATACATTCCTGAAAAGGAATTATTCGATCATGGTTGGAATGTAACGTCTGGTGATTACGATCCAAGATTTTACTGGGGTCGCGCTAATGGATGGGTTTTAATGTCTATGGCCGAATTACTTAGTGCATTACCAGAAAACTATCAAGGACGATCTGAAATTTTACATTTATACCGTTCTATGGTACGTTCATTGGCTAACCTCCAAGGAGGTGATGGATTTTGGCATAATCTTTTAGATAAAAATGATACTTATACAGAAACATCATGTACAGCGATGTTTACTTTCGCCATAGCAAAAGGTATTAATGAAGGCTGGATAAGTCATGTTTACGGACCCGTAGCACTAATAGGTTGGAATGCTATCCAAACACGAGTACTTCAAAACGGTGCTGTAGATGGTACTTGTGAAGGCACTACCTTTGCTCACGATAATAGCTATTACTACCATAGAGGAAAAAGTATTTATGCAACACATGGTTACGGACCTACACTTTATGCAGGAGCTGAAATGATTCGCTTATTACAAAATGATAGCATTGAAGTTAAAAAGGCCAGAATTAATTCTCGCAATAGTACGTTCCATTATTTGTTAAAAAGTGAGTGGCCTAAAAAAAATTGAAGCACTATATCTTTAAAAATGAAAATACTAGTAATAGAAGACGAACCTGAAATGAAAGGTTTGATAAAACAATTCCTTGAAGACGAAAATTACGTTGTAGAAGTTGCTGATAATTTTAATTCCGGTTTAGATAAAATTGTATCCTACGATTACGATTGCATTTTATTGGATATTACACTTCCAGACGGAAGTGGACTTGATTTATTACAACAATTAAAAAACTTAAAAAAAGCAGATAGTGTTATTATTATTTCTGCTAAAGATTCTATTGAAGATAAAGTTAAAGGCTTAAACCTTGGAGCTGACGATTATCTTACTAAACCATTTCACCTAACAGAACTCAATGCCAGAATAAAATCTGTTATTCGAAGGAAAAAATCTGATGGACAGACTTTTATCGAATTAGAAAATGTCAAAATTAATATTGAAGAACGCCTAGTTTTAATAGATAATCAATCGGTAGAATTAAATAGAAAAGAATTTGACATTCTTGTTTTCTTCGGAATGAATAAATCTAGAATTGTAAGCAAGTCGGCTATTGCCGAAAATATATGGGGCGATTATATAGACCAATCAAACGATTTTGATTTTATTTATTCTCAAATAAAAAACCTGCGCAAAAAACTCCGCATCCATAGTGCTGAAATTGATATAAATTCAGTCTACGGAATGGGATATAAATTAGTTTATAAATGAAATATTGACATCTAAATATTTAATAAACAGCGAAATAATTAAATAAATGTTACAGATGACCGATAAAAAACAATAGATATAAACAGATGAAACTAATAAACCATACGTTATTAATTCTATCAGTAATTTTATTTACAACAGTTGGTTTATGGGCTTTTCTATTTTATTCGCAGCTATTAAGTCAAATTAAAACAACTATTGATGAAGGGCTTTCAAATCATAAAATTGCAATTATAGATAATTTAAAAGATGATAAAACGATTTCAGAACAACTTGATTTTTTAGACAAAAGCTATATTATAAAAAAGGTAAACGAAGATTATGCACTTCAAGTAAGAGATTCATATAAAGACACATTAATTTTTTCTAGTCTTAAGAATAATAATTATGAAGCGCGTTTACTTACCACAGCTTTCGTTTCTTCGGAAGGAAAATATTATGAGATGAAAGTACTATCTCATGAATTGAATAAAGGAAAATTAATAAAAAAAATTATTACGTCGCTTTTAGGGTTGTTTTTGCTTTTATTTTTAAGTACCGTGTTAATGAATAAGTTTGTATTAAAAAATACATGGAAACCCTTCTATCAATTATTAAACTATTTAAATGATTTTAGGTTAGACAAAAGCGCTTCTCAAAAATTATCAAAAACAAATATCAAGGAATTTGCTTTACTAAATGAATCGGTTCAAAAACTATTAAATACAAATGTGGATATTTTTAATAGCCAAAAACAATTTATTGAAAACGCATCACATGAATTACAAACACCCATAGCTATTGGTATTAATAAACTTGAATTATTTGCTGAAAACCCAGATTTATCACCTGAACAATTGAAGAAAATAGGCAATATTATTGAATCATTTCAACGATTATCAGGGTTGAACAAATCCTTATTATTACTTTCTAAGATAGAAAATAAACAATTCATTTCTAAAGAATTATTAAGTTTTAATGAATTATTAAGCAGAATAAAACAAGATTTTTTAGATTATTCAGAATTTCAAAAAATTAAAATAACTTACCTACAAGAAGGCCATTGGGAATTTAAAATGAATAAAGACCTTGCTGAATTACTTATTGTGAACCTCATAAAAAATGCCATTATTCATAATAAAGAAAAGGAAGGAAAAGTTGTAATTAGATTAAGTTCATCGTATTTCACTATTGAAAATACAAGTGATAATCCATCAATAGATGTAAATAGATTATTTCAACGATTTAACAAAAACTCAAATAGTAAAAGTTCAACAGGCTTAGGATTAGCTATTGTTAAAGCTATTGCTGATGCGTCCGATTTATCGGTTACTTATTCATACAATAATAACAAACATATTTTTAAAGTAAACAGTATAACTAACAAATGAAAATAATAAAACTTATTCTACTTTTTTTAATTACAACAAACACTCTTTTTGCCCAAATTAAAGTTAGCTGTGTTGGTAATAGTATTACTGAAGGTTGGAATGGCAACCCTTCGTATGTTCCAATACTTCAAAAATTACTTGGTGCAAATTATATTGTGAAAAATAATGGAAAAAGTGGCGCAACGATTTTAAATAAAGGCAATAAACCTTATTGTAAACAAGAAGCCTTTTTACGAGCGCTAAATGATAATGCGGATATTATAACCATTTTGCTTGGGACTAATGATACTAAATCTCAAAATTGGGATAAGTATAGTAGTGATTTCAAATCAGATTACGTGGCATTAATTGATACATTACAATCAACAAATAGAAATGCTAAAATATTTCTAGTTATCCCAGTTCCTGCATGTAGAGGTAATTTTGGAATAAGAAACGACATTTTAAATTTAGAAATTCCAATAATTAAGCAAATAGCAAAAGAAAAAGGATTGCCTATTATTGATGCTAATACACCATTGCTTGAATCTTGTAACTATTTTAATGATGGTGTTCATCCAAATGCTGAAGGTGCAAATGCCATTGCTCTGTTATTATATCAAAGTATAACCAAATAAATTTATTGGGTTAGTTTTACTTTTAACATATACTTCTATATGCTTTCCCATTTGTTTCCAAATTTATGTTATTCATTTGTATGTAGTTATAGTATGTTATAGGAAGAAAATGAAACGTTAACAACTAAATATTGATAACTAGGGTAATGATTAAATGAATACTAAAAGTGGCCCTTTAAAAACAATAAATATAAACACATGAAACAAATAATAGTAATAATTGTA
The nucleotide sequence above comes from Flavobacteriaceae bacterium HL-DH10. Encoded proteins:
- a CDS encoding homoserine kinase encodes the protein MNEIKIFSPATVANVSCGFDVLGFCLDSVGDDMVIRKIEKKGIYISKIEGFDLPYETELNVAGVSALAMYNSLDLDFGFEIEIYKKIKPGSGIGSSAASAVGSVFGMNELLGRPYNKTQLTEFAIKGEALASKCEHADNLAPALFGGFTLVKSLKPLEILQIPSPDDLFATIIHPQIEIKTSESRAVLPNQVALSDAITQWSNLGSLVHALHTSDYNLIKNSLHDVIIEPHRSKLIPHYEEVKKVVLKAGALGAGISGSGPSIFSLCKGIEMAKNVEDAMRNVYAKTGIEFDIHVSKINIEGIKIK
- the thrC gene encoding threonine synthase; protein product: MNYYSLNKQAPNTSFKDAVIKGLAPDKGLYFPESITPLPKEFFDNIDDLSYSEIAFEAIKQFVSPEIPEAVLKTIVEETLSFDFPVVELNKNISTLELFHGPTMAFKDVGARFMARCLGYFNKDNTNEVTVLVATSGDTGGAVANGFLGVKGVNVVILYPSGKVSDIQEKQLTTLGQNIKALEVNGTFDDCQAMVKTAFLDDTLTSKMQLTSANSINVARWLPQLFYFMFAYKQLHNEYKDIVFSVPSGNFGNVCAGMMAQQLGLPINHFVASNNANNVVTRYLISQLYEPKPSVQTISNAMDVGAPSNFIRIQEIYKNNFDSLKENVSSYSFSDDETKEAMLEIYNNYNYVADPHGAVGYLGCKAYLKENSNAHCVFLETAHPTKFLDVVEEVIKEEQPLPEQIQAVMGKEKESVVISTYEDLKVFLLK
- a CDS encoding phospholipase D family protein; protein product: MKNFYFIILLVVCSCSQKKNNQVLLESDFCSSIHRNDSVSLSAELKDVSEIMTTKTGVYVLEDGAGSMVARAWLSEYSEKTIDIQYFIFSIDNIGLIACDYLVRAADRGVKVRILVDDIMVDAEIEDILALNSHKNISIKIYNPGVNLGKNIFSKIKKFATDFRTANQRMHNKTFIVDGKVVITGGRNIADEYFDYDHEYNFRDRDVLLIGKETKRVSASFSEFWNNSLSVPVSDLSDRESNNYVEYNFDKLHEYACNPENFWPQVRTRIQKFPTVFTELKKSEELVWVDDVSFISDIPGKNDGTNGLKGGGVSTSKLIELLNNAKRFVEIQTPYLITTELSRSLFKEAVNRGVKIRILTNSLASTDNTEAFSAYQGDRIKLLETGVEIFEFRPDAEERITMMTDELHDTLEDKPIFGLHAKTMVIDGETTVIGTFNLDPRSANLNTECITIINSEKISKAVLKGIEKEFKPENSWQITPNFNPDSEVSNYKRIKTWTRKVLPKSIL
- a CDS encoding DUF1593 domain-containing protein, producing the protein MPRKKLKRVANIVLMGVFSVMFLTQCSHAKQKSPKPRILISTDIGGTDPDDFQSMIHLLMYADLFKIEGLVSTSFKTGTTQDLLDMIALYEMEISPTLNSFLENNKELELFQNTGKLF
- a CDS encoding DUF1593 domain-containing protein, with amino-acid sequence MMTKTNKIGLLFLFIFGICIVSAQEKPRVFVLTDIENEPDDAMSMVRFLVYANNYDIEGLAATTSVHQQHEVATYRIKEIVEAYSKVRDNLEKHESGFPTGNYLKSIITEGLPEYGLKAVGKGKDSNASELLIQSIDKNDSRPLWVTVWGGPNVLAQALWKVKQTRSAKDIQKFVSKIRVYTISDQDDSGPWIRKEFPNLFYIVSPGFNAGGGYHHATWSGISGDFFHARCDGADFTIVTNEWLDINIRKKGSLGAEYPRWDYLMEGDTPSFLSLINNGLNNPEHPEWGGWGGRYELYTPRFKKWHLYPESRPIYSDAEDEVLGEDNRWHLGNHETIWRWRAAYQNDFASRMDWTIKAYDKANHPPTVKIDHDLNLTAKIGDRVNLSAKGSNDPDGDALSYKWFYYKEAGTFSVSSARSGQPVEIQNNDQQDAWFTVPTKRLGGDGTGTMHIILAVTDHGSPRLTRYQRIIVTIQK
- a CDS encoding glycoside hydrolase family 88 protein; this encodes MKKIIYLLLILVIIPSGIVLNAQENETGRIPQYEIPYEYPSAEGIKAVLNRMKTYYESTSPQTIIDEKTGEEITDFSKFNPNAVPSRGFSSEWSYTHGVVLSAFSYIEDVTGDKTFFSDNVKFYDYVLKYLPYFKKNKDKIEKVKIGNWGRILNFHALDDCGSITAAMIKTYLKTKNDDYLELINQTADHISNNQFRLEDGTLARNRPQYKSVWADDMYMSVPFLTNMGVLTGDNKYFDDAVKQVLQMAKRLYIPEKELFDHGWNVTSGDYDPRFYWGRANGWVLMSMAELLSALPENYQGRSEILHLYRSMVRSLANLQGGDGFWHNLLDKNDTYTETSCTAMFTFAIAKGINEGWISHVYGPVALIGWNAIQTRVLQNGAVDGTCEGTTFAHDNSYYYHRGKSIYATHGYGPTLYAGAEMIRLLQNDSIEVKKARINSRNSTFHYLLKSEWPKKN
- a CDS encoding response regulator transcription factor, whose product is MKILVIEDEPEMKGLIKQFLEDENYVVEVADNFNSGLDKIVSYDYDCILLDITLPDGSGLDLLQQLKNLKKADSVIIISAKDSIEDKVKGLNLGADDYLTKPFHLTELNARIKSVIRRKKSDGQTFIELENVKINIEERLVLIDNQSVELNRKEFDILVFFGMNKSRIVSKSAIAENIWGDYIDQSNDFDFIYSQIKNLRKKLRIHSAEIDINSVYGMGYKLVYK
- a CDS encoding HAMP domain-containing sensor histidine kinase; translated protein: MKLINHTLLILSVILFTTVGLWAFLFYSQLLSQIKTTIDEGLSNHKIAIIDNLKDDKTISEQLDFLDKSYIIKKVNEDYALQVRDSYKDTLIFSSLKNNNYEARLLTTAFVSSEGKYYEMKVLSHELNKGKLIKKIITSLLGLFLLLFLSTVLMNKFVLKNTWKPFYQLLNYLNDFRLDKSASQKLSKTNIKEFALLNESVQKLLNTNVDIFNSQKQFIENASHELQTPIAIGINKLELFAENPDLSPEQLKKIGNIIESFQRLSGLNKSLLLLSKIENKQFISKELLSFNELLSRIKQDFLDYSEFQKIKITYLQEGHWEFKMNKDLAELLIVNLIKNAIIHNKEKEGKVVIRLSSSYFTIENTSDNPSIDVNRLFQRFNKNSNSKSSTGLGLAIVKAIADASDLSVTYSYNNNKHIFKVNSITNK
- a CDS encoding GDSL-type esterase/lipase family protein; its protein translation is MKIIKLILLFLITTNTLFAQIKVSCVGNSITEGWNGNPSYVPILQKLLGANYIVKNNGKSGATILNKGNKPYCKQEAFLRALNDNADIITILLGTNDTKSQNWDKYSSDFKSDYVALIDTLQSTNRNAKIFLVIPVPACRGNFGIRNDILNLEIPIIKQIAKEKGLPIIDANTPLLESCNYFNDGVHPNAEGANAIALLLYQSITK